In the Pogona vitticeps strain Pit_001003342236 chromosome 2, PviZW2.1, whole genome shotgun sequence genome, CTTGTTAGCCACACAGAAGAGTGCTATGCACTAATAGGGTGGTAGACAAATgtatgaaataaagaaatataaatgtaTGAAATTACATGATATGGCAAAGCCCTGGTAACAGGCACAATGGTTACACCAATTGTTTTGGTtatttcattgtacagtattaTGGCTTCAGCCCTAGTGTATTCAGGAATTCAGAACAACCACTCTGTGTTCACCTCCTAAAACTCCCTGTATTGAGTGGAAAAGTATGAATAAAAGCCATTTCAGAAAATTTCACACATTTATATTTCTTCATTACATATATTTACATATCACCCTATTAGTACATAGCACTGTTCTGGGTGGTAGTGCTTGAACTCTGTTCAAGAGTTCATGTGTATATGTTTGTCTGTACACAGTTAAAACACTTCCTGGGGATTGGAAAGCCCTGTTCCAGGAAGGGCTGTAACGATATACAGTCAGAGCAAAAACTGggaaagacacttttaaaatgacAGTTTTCGGAATCTCCCAGTCAACTTGCCTGAATGCCTAGGGATTCTGAGATTTTTAGTCCAGaactaatgtttccaagctcaatCATTTTCCAGACTTCGCTGCTTAATACAAGGCTAGAAGTGAGTGGGCAAAATTAGCATGCATGGCTGGCTGTGTGTCCATGAATGAAACTCCCATTCGCCTGAATATAGGACAACTATCCTTTCTGCTTCCCTAAACATCTGTTATCTAGAAAAGCAAAATGTCAAATAAACTGAGCTGCCACTTTAAGAATATATTCTAACATTGTCAATGAAGGCCAGAGACTGCAGTTCTCGTAACAATTGCTACAGGAAATGCATGTCTCTTGACCTCTGGTTAACGTTCATAACCATTTTGTTCAGGCTTAGAGGCAGGGCCATTTGACCCAGCTGTGATACAGCATCAGGCAGTAACAGCATTTCAGTCCTTACCTTTCCCAATGTTTGTGGTTcagctccaaaaagttatctaaTTTTGCTATTTCCTTGAGATACTGAGTAAGTTTTAAAAGCTCTTTATCTTTATCTCTGTTTAAATGTGCTTTCATGAAGGGTTTTatctgtggaggaaaaaaaacaggtgcaAATGACACTTTAAAAAAGACCGATTGAACCTAACATGTTAGCATTCATTAAAAAGATTAGGCTACCTTATTCTGTAGCACAGGTTTCTCTGGCTATTGCTCCTTCCTAAATCCTGGCAACTTGCACCCTTCTCTTCTAGCAGATGCCTACACAGACATTTAGCAACTCCTACAGATTCCATGCAAGGATGTGTTTTAGGGGTTGAGTTTTTTTTATCATTCTTCTGTATGCTATCCATATCCACTTTGCAGCTCAATAGATCAAGCTGTTGgaccataaataaataatatttttacaaGTGACAGAGCCACTTCCAACAACATCCACAGCTCAAGATCTTTTCTGTTCAAATTAGTAAattctttgtttgctttgaaaAGTTTGTCAGGCCTCTCTTGTGATGGGAGCTCAGAACATTGGCACTCTGCACTGAGAAACTACATTATTGCCTCTGTAGCTAAtagaccgtgtgtgtgtgtgtgtgtgtgtgtgtgtgtgtgtgtgtgtgtgtgtgtgtgtgtgtgtgtgtgtgtgtgtgtccttgccTTGTTTAAAGGGGCGGACCATAGGCAAATCCATCAGCTATCAGCAGTTTTCCAACAGGCCCTTTAAGGTGAGGCAAAGAAAggactttagcatagcaagtcacagctagagtaggcccatttgaatcaatggaactcatgcagaagttgattcaatgggtttactcaaatgcaatttgctatgctaggccactggttcttaaccttgggttactcaggagttttggactgcaactcccagaggccttcaccaccaactgtgctagctggggtttctgggagttgcagttcaaaaacatccaagtaacaaaggttaagaaccactgtgctaggcAATAATTTTGGCTAATAACAAACACAGCATATGCAAATCTAGAGGGCAAAGACTTTTCAATCAGCAATAAGTTGCATCCtctgatctgttttaaataattttttgtttgttgtttcttttggTTATACTGTATACTTCTATTGCTTTAAACTGTTTATCATAGTGGCGGTCCTGTTATCCTCCACATGTATGAGGGCAACACAACTGGAACTTTCCTCTCAACCACTGGTAATCAAATGCAATTAGATAGTGACtgcataagcaaagcaaagcaaagtgtgctgcttatatactgccccatagtgcttcaagcactctctgggcggtttacaagttaattaggcaggctacacattcccccctcccccagcgaactgggacttattttaccgacctcggaaggatagaaggctaagtcaaccttgagccggctacctgagattgaaccctgggtcatgagcacagttttggctgcagtacagcaatttaaccactgcaccacaagtggTATAGGATTCAAGATTTTGCATAAGACAACTCACTGTTTATAACCAACCCTATACTGTCTGCTGAGACTGTCAGGGCATCTGAAGAAACCAAGCAATGGTCTGCCACAACACTGTCACTTGAGACCCCCTCATCATCACGGTATCTCCCCTGCCAAGcaccgtatttttttgctccataagacgcacctctccataagacacaccaaatttttaggagaagaaaacagttaataactgttttcttctcctaaaaatttggtgagccttatggagaggtccgtcttatggaacacaccctaggaccctttggaggctcaccctgcccccccccgggagccagagggggcaaaatcgccaccttctcggactcttctgaagcttcccaagcctcaaaagagtcccagaaggtggcgatttcgccccctctgacccccaggggggcagggtgagtctctaaagggtcctagagtgtgttccaggaccctttagagactcaccctgcccccctgggggtcagagggggcgaaatcgccatcttctgggactcttttgaggcttgggaagcttcagaagagttgctgaaggtggcgattttaaCCACATTGggcccgtggggggtggggggagcatcacaagggtcctggaaggctcacttggacccttgtgaggctcccccacccccccacggggcaggcgcgggtgaaatcgccagcttccaggaccttttctgagcctttcaagcctcagaaaaggtcctagaagccggcgattttgcccccgctggccccgtggggggtgggtgggagccttgcaagggtcctggaaggctcacacggacccttgcgaggctccccccaaaGGGCCAgtggggtgaaattgccagcttcgctccataagacacacaaaCTTCCCACACacaaactttttttgggggggaagtgcgtcttatggagcaaaaaatacgataTTTGAGACCCAGTGGGATTTAAGTTGAATGAGTAAGGACCTGGGTCTCTTTCTTTTCAGAGCATGTACTCTGCTGGTACTCTTTGGTATTACAGCCTTTTGTTTTATCCCACATTGCTGTTGGCCTGCGGATTCAGCTACTCCTTTCAAGAGGATACAAAATGACCCATGTGTGCTTAATTCTTAGGGGAAAAAACACGTGTAAGTAGGATGACCACTACATCGCTGTTGTAGCAATATGCAgtagtgaccatgtccttctgaGAGGCTTATGAAATTTATCCCAACACACTGCTTGTCACATTTATCAAAGGGTTCCAGACAATAAGTTAATCCCTCATGGAATTGTTGATTAAAGTCTGTTGCCTGTGGTAGAAGATCTGATCTTGATTCCTTCTATAGCAACATTTCTCATAAACAGTCACCTCCAATTTGTTTTGCTGTCAGTAAAGCCTGAGCTTCAGCAGCACGCTGGCTCTTGTTTTCCCAAGAGAAGGCAATGATACCATTCTGTCAGCATCACACTTTGTCAAGTCTCCATCCAGTTGAGCAGTACTTTTAAAGCAATTTGCACTTGCCTCTTACCATTTCTCAAAAAGGAGGGAGATTTCACAGGGACAAGAACTAGCATCATGAGAGTCAAGACATCTTTTCTAGGACCAACACTTCCCAAAAGCCCTGAGATATTTGGGAAGCAGGGAATACAGGGACAGAAAAATATTAACATATGACTTTGACAGCCACTTCAAAACTTGATACACACAGTACATTAATTTCATTCAGATCAAATTTTTCCCCATCTGACCAAGGTATTTCTCAAGCCCCTGAAAAAGTCTTTCTCACTGGCTTTTTATTACAGCAAAGGCACCCTAAGCCATCTTTTAACTGATCACTAATGTCACAAACAGGAAAACGATTTCCACTGAAGACAATTTTTGCTGAGCACAATGGGCATAAATATAGTAGCTGTTGTAGTAGATAAGACTACAACCTTATGGCTAATTGCCTGAGAATAAATTCCACCCAATGCATCATAACATACTTCTGGGTAGAGAAGTAAAATTCTTTGGACACTATGCATGAAATAAATTCCAACTATCATCTCTTCATTTCAGAATGCTGTTTTAATGTATTATTCTACTAAACGATGAACTCGCCCTCTATAGCAAGATATTTGCAGCTCCTTCAAACACTGTCACATCAAAAACTTTGTAAGCAACCACAGATCTTGACAAAACCAACTGCAAAGATGGAGGAAGGAGACACATAGACAGTGGTGTGATTGTCCAAGTTGCATAACTTACAATCCTATACCAATAGTGCAGACAGGATGACAGATGTGTCCAATGAGTGAAATATAAGTGAGTAAAACCCCTTATCTTTGACATAACTTTCCAGATGTGAACCTATCTGAACATCATCCTTTACACAGACAGCATTTTCGCAAGAACTTTAGAGATTACCTTTAGTCCATTTTGGGGGTTCATCAGAAAATTCCGTCCAATGTCATCAAACATAATAGTATTTTTCTTGTTGTAGTATTCTGAAAATTTGCCCCATATGACCCCAAGAGGTTTCACCTATGAAAGCAAAGCCAGTAGAAATGATGATGTAAAATAGTATCTCAACACCAGagtcaattatttatttttctaatgttGCCATATAAAGTTATTTACTATCTTTCTTCTCCACaccttaaaaaaatcaatgtttggaaaagaaaatgtttgtaaCAGTATCAATTGGGAATAAACTCCACTTAATTCAGTGAAGCTAAATACTGATCCAGCAGGCAGGATTGCACAGGAATATTTCCATTTTGCAAATAAGGAATGATGGCCTGAAAATGGGGGATCTAAGGAAGACCTGGGATAAATGTAGGTTTTCCACTACCTCTGAGGGAGATGCTTTGCTGCAAGTGATAACTTCagtttcttttaataaaaatattgtgttACACATTCAGAAGAAAAGTACAAAAGTgttaaaatcattttaattttcatGAAATGAAAGAAAGTGAGTTCAAAAATATTCAAGTTAAACTAGCGTTGCTCTTCTTTTTGCTCTATAGCAGcccttctcaaccttttttttatcACAgcaataaacacaatatgaaagaaatatagactgaatcaggattgtatatgtTGCATAGCAAACCTTCTAAGCTGTGTATGAATACTTGTTTCCAGTCTgcagcccccttcaaatgtgccaggacctCTGGGGCCCCCTATTGTGAATGGTTGCTATACATTAAGGAACATTTTAGATACATCTGTGGAAGGACTATCTCTAATGCTTCCCTAAAGTAGGCTTAGTTTCTCAAATGCAGTTCACCATCATCACCAAGATCAAACCTATGTAAACTCCTCAGCATGCAGTTTACTATGGTTCATATAGTAAGATTCCTGAAGAACAGATCTGAGCAAATATACCAAGCTGCATGTGAGAAAAGAATCTGATTTCTTAAGTTCCCTAGAGATTCATTTGGTTACTCAAGTTGTCTCGATACACTTTGTCACTCTTGATCTGGGCAACCTCAGAAGACTCAAGTAAGGAAACCAAGCTACATTTCTATTATTGCACATGGCTTAGCACACTAATTCAAGTCATCTAGGACTGTTGTAACTCAGGCATCTTGCCAAGATTAAACTGTTACTTTGGAGACTTTTTTCCACAGTACTTGTTCACAGCTTGTTTAAGGTCTAAACAGCTTACACTAAGCTTTTAAGGAAGGATTCTGAGGAGCAAAGATTTCTGCTTCAAAGGAAGATGTTGCAATAGATAGCCATTGACATTAGAATTCTGCATTTTTAGAAAAGTGTATGTTATTCTTCTAAACCTAAAGAAAACAATCCCatatagaagggggggggaaatgtcccTACATCAATTAATCCTCGTCTTGGAGTATGCACAGTTATCATGGCAGCACTGTCCAACATAAAGGTGATCTTGTAGTTTGCATTGGTGCTCACTCCCAGCTCCTGCaatacaaaacaacagcaacaaaacgtGATGACATGTTGCACACTGGGTACTCCACCACTGCAACTTCTGAAGCCTAACCTTGTTAAGTGACAACACTAAAGGACAAAAACAGGACATGCTAAAAATAGACATCTACTCTACTCTCCAAGGAGATTTATTACGATGGGGTGAAAGCTATATTACAACTTGCTATGACTCAATGCAATCTTAGAGCATAAAAATAGTTGCTTTGTGTAAAAGGCAGGTTTGGATCTGTCTTGTTCTTCTGAAATAGCAAGAAAAAACAAGATAGCATTCTTACCCATGAAAGCTGTTGAACTATCTGCCTTTGCTAAGCTACAGTATTCTGGTCAAAGAAAGAactgccatttttaatttttaatttcactttccatttcacTTCCCATTACACTCAGCCTCAGAAGCAATAGTAAAATAGATAGGTTGTCCGAGAAAATGACATTCAAGAATTCAAAGGGGTTGCTATTTAAAAATATACTAACTTTGTGGGACATGAAGCTACTTCTAGAAACTAAATCTCCAAAGGAAAACAAGTTATTTGGGGCTAGAAAAAAATCTTGTCTGCAGCTGTACAGCTTAGTATtgtttcagtttttgaaaaatgcttcCAAAAGTAAAGTGTGTTCAGATCATGGGGGTTGGATATTGGTATGGAAGGAGCACATTTTGGGCTCAGCGGCATGTTGCACAGGGAACCAAACTGGGCTTTTTACATTCAAAAGCTCATAGCCATCCACAGTATTTCAGACCTGATAAACTTACCAACTTAATTGATAAAATCCCAGTGCTGTGgcaactttgttttaaaaaatcgtaTTAGTTATTGAGCTTCCTACACCTACATTACAGTGtatgaaatcctgctgctcagcTCTAACTATACAGTGGGGAATGGCATCAATAGCAGCAGCAGATTGTTGCTGAttaaatgcttaatttttttttttttggagcaagtAGGGCTTGTATACAAAGtcatgtgcaccctgaaatcacaaaaggaaacGTTCAGTCCAAGGCAATCTGCTGCTACCAATGAAGTCATCCCTATTGAGTGGATGGACcatgcccaacaggattttggcctataccAAACATCATCTTGAACTATCATATGCAAGTGCTTGATTCAATGTAAAGCAACGTCCTATGTTCTTAGCAGGAGTGTAAATTTTCATACATCATATTTGCTAAGACAAGAACCATCACACACATTATTTGCCAGTTGGGGAGCACACGAGGAGCAGCAGAGGAGAGATAAGATCGCTTCCTCTTTCTTCTATTGCATTCCACTGTTCTATCAGTGCAGGTCCACCGTGGGAAACTGCCCTTGAAAACCATGGGCATATTACATTAATTCACTGGCTGaagtcctattgcttagcataataagtcacattagagtaaacccactgaatcagtggagatttggtgagtgtACTCCTCcacaggttccactgattcaaaaggaatctagttgcaacttactatgctaaacaatagaatttcagccactgaatataCCACATGTGGCAGGCAATTAACATGAACTGGAGAGAGGAGCAGAGCAGAGGGAAGcaaatttcctcttctctcttgctCCCTACCCACCTATAGACCCTTTGGGAAAAATTGCCACAGAAATGCTGCAAAGAGTCTGGTGGGAAAGGATACAGGGCTGTGTTTTTATGGTTCTCAGTTTGGCAGTTACCTAGCAGCTGAAGATCTCTTTGAAACAAGAGATGTAATAAGATGAAACAAGAGACTTTGCCAGGCACATTCTTTCAAAATACAAGTCCCCATGATGTCATAGGCAAATTTGCTCTTTACATCATTATTAAACTAAATGCCCTACGTGAATGGTGGAACAGTTTTCTCAAGACAAATCAGGGAGTTGTTCCGACTGACTGGGACATCTGAGTTGTCTCTGTGAATGAAAGGGCCTGTTGTGTTCACAGAAAGGGCACTGATCCAACAAAGGGAGGAGTCTTTCACCCAGTactcttctttctctccacagTCCTCAGTGATCTGAAGTTCCCTCACCTCGGTTTTTAAGTGGTGAGTGGGGCTTCTGGGGCATCATCAGAAACACCCTCCTACTTTCACAGATCCATCAGTAGGAGCACCCGAAAAGCAAAGGTCCCCTCATGTGAATTTAAGATCCAAGCCAAATGTGATGATGCCACCTTAGCACTTGCCACAGAATTCTGCATTACAGTTAAAAGACCCTTCACACTTTTTGGGTACAGAGCATTCAAAGAAAAGTCTAGCAAACAAATCTCATAGACGAGCCAAAACACATATTCATTGAACTTActttcattttagcttcaatccACTTCATATTAGTAGCagctgaaaaggaggagaaaggaattTTGAAGCGTATAAGCACAGATGAATAGACATGCTgttattaaaacatatttttcctaTCACATAATCATTTCCTAAATATGAGTTACTTGTTATTCATGGACTACATAATCCAATCTTTTTAAGATACAGCAATGCCCCTATAACCTGTAATGGTTTTTAGTTCTGCTCAACTCACTCCTTATTCATGGCAAGCAGGTCATCTAATCTGTTCAAGCAGACTGATTGTGTGAACTGAGTCACTTGCCAATCCCACACGACCCTGTATcagaggagtttttttttaaaaaaaaacaccatgaatTACTCTAAATTTGTTGAAATAGAATGCACGTGGCATTTTATTTACTAatgagaaacaaattaaaatatgtatGTGCAGCACAGTAATACTCTGCTTAACCATTTGGTTTGACAAAAGTAGGATCAATGGGAAAGACTAGAGCTAATTCTGTAAAAcaagaacacaaaacaaattGCATCTTAATAAACTGGTGCAGTAACTCCTATACAGTGGCTAAAGTCTAGTGggaagtcacaactaaagtaggcccatcaGATCAGTGGagaatctggtgagtcaactcctccattaaATTTCATTGCTTCAGTGGATCTAGTCGAGGCTTACTGATagatttcagccagcattttgCATCTCACAGCCTAGACCCGCAGAACCATGCACATAATTGCACATACTCCAAAGTCAAATTTGCATTATTCTGttcatctacacacacacacacattcccacaATGCAATATAACAAATCTTGTCTGAAATTAAATTATTGGAAGTTTCGTAAACAGTCTCTGAGAAAAATGGGGATCCACCATTTAGAGGGAAATGGCTAAAGAGTCCACTAAGCATCCCCAAGGGCTACTTGGCTTACAGTACCCCTTTAAATTGCAGCACACATTAACTGCCAGAAAAGGTTCATGAGCAACTTTCCCCAGAGAATACTGTGCTATATCACAGTTGTTATGGTGGATGTTTGCATGTGCACAGGGATTTTGTGCTTACTATTCTACACAAATTAAAGCTTCCATTTAATCACCTCTTACGACTGCCAAATGAGATCAGACAGGTGACTTGAGGAATTTAACAGAGGAGAAAAGATGAGCATCAAGAGCCATGGAATCTGATGACATCTCTAAAGGGGATGTCTGTGTTGTAAATAACAATAGCAGTGACATCAGAAGAATTGTGATATGCAAGGTAAACAACTTACACCAAATAACTATGTCATAATCTTCATAAGCAGATGTCAGGAACTCATGAAGGTATGGCCTCATCAGCTCAACCCCAGTTTCTGCACATGACCTGTGGTCTGAGAAGAAATTCAGCCTATTTCAGTGGTTCAGCATTTTCTTCTAATTTGTGCTCTGTTACAGAcctacccccccaccccaaagcaaTATGTATAGAACACCCAAAACTGGACTGCCTGGAGGATTTGCAGTAAGGCTAAAACTTCACAAATCAACTGTTTGGTAAAGAAAGG is a window encoding:
- the UBLCP1 gene encoding ubiquitin-like domain-containing CTD phosphatase 1 isoform X2, yielding MAVSLIIKWGGQEFLITTLSEEDTVLDLKQSLKGLTGVLPERQKLLGLKVKGKPAENDVKLGSLKLKPNTKIMMMGTREESLEDVLGPPPDNEDVVNDFDIEEEVVEVENREENLLKISRRVKEYKVEILNPPREGKKLLVLDVDYTLFDHRSCAETGVELMRPYLHEFLTSAYEDYDIVIWSATNMKWIEAKMKELGVSTNANYKITFMLDSAAMITVHTPRRGLIDVKPLGVIWGKFSEYYNKKNTIMFDDIGRNFLMNPQNGLKIKPFMKAHLNRDKDKELLKLTQYLKEIAKLDNFLELNHKHWERYLSKKQGQ